The following are from one region of the Candidatus Palauibacter soopunensis genome:
- a CDS encoding type IV secretion system protein, with amino-acid sequence MQLPPQSIDPNVPAQIPADQLQDFKSFLDIVLDTVVGGAAPDVHALGLQLWGGLAAVMVAWTGLKIAFSGTFQPWAIIQLVIGIAIPRTLLHYYVVPIPGVGLTFPAMVAAGGIWLQDLFISDVVSAGYAEMTALVQAYGAHLSAAWSSGSVLSIITAGLSVLFSSLISLFLGTSLVFCLLLLFCITYAQVIWAQVAIAIVILLGPVFIAFLIFEPLAFLFWGWFRTLMVYTLYGVVAGAILRVFMGVGMGYITTYADALMGTGTASAGELWLWAVVLLPLVVCGLMAGLKVGELASMLVSGSGSTGSGFVALVMRSAGTVAAPAKPPV; translated from the coding sequence ATGCAGCTTCCCCCACAGTCGATCGACCCGAACGTCCCGGCGCAGATCCCGGCCGACCAGCTCCAGGACTTCAAGAGCTTCCTGGACATCGTGCTCGACACGGTCGTCGGCGGGGCCGCGCCGGACGTGCACGCGCTCGGGCTCCAGCTCTGGGGTGGGCTTGCCGCCGTCATGGTGGCCTGGACGGGACTCAAGATCGCGTTCAGCGGCACGTTCCAGCCGTGGGCGATCATCCAGCTCGTGATCGGGATCGCGATCCCGCGCACGCTGCTCCACTACTACGTCGTCCCGATCCCGGGTGTCGGGCTCACGTTCCCGGCCATGGTCGCCGCCGGGGGGATCTGGCTCCAGGACCTGTTCATCTCCGACGTGGTGTCGGCCGGATACGCCGAGATGACCGCGCTCGTCCAGGCCTACGGCGCGCACCTGAGCGCGGCGTGGTCGAGCGGCAGCGTGCTCTCCATCATCACCGCGGGCCTGAGCGTGCTGTTCTCCTCGCTCATCTCGCTGTTCCTGGGCACGTCGCTCGTGTTCTGCCTGCTCCTGCTGTTCTGCATCACCTACGCGCAGGTGATCTGGGCGCAGGTCGCCATCGCGATCGTGATCCTGCTCGGCCCGGTGTTCATCGCGTTCCTGATCTTCGAGCCGCTCGCGTTCCTGTTCTGGGGATGGTTCCGCACGCTCATGGTCTACACGCTCTACGGCGTCGTGGCCGGAGCCATCCTGCGCGTCTTCATGGGCGTCGGCATGGGCTACATCACGACCTATGCCGACGCCCTCATGGGCACCGGCACCGCCAGCGCGGGCGAACTCTGGCTCTGGGCCGTCGTCCTGCTTCCGCTCGTCGTCTGCGGCCTCATGGCCGGCCTCAAGGTCGGCGAACTCGCCTCGATGCTTGTCTCCGGCTCCGGCTCCACCGGATCCGGGTTCGTCGCGCTCGTCATGCGCAGTGCCGGCACCGTGGCCGCCCCCGCCAAGCCACCCGTCTGA
- a CDS encoding VirB8/TrbF family protein, whose protein sequence is MKRDKDAGREYAEIWGETVRANRKLRTILIFLSASCVLGVFVLLRIAGTEPPKPIVVRVDEVGRAEALAYEAATAQADPLDPTTKYFLNRFVSDFHSRRRATVQEQWTRSLRFLSTELANAAFARDGDEVAGVAAGTAETERQVEQVVLRIHPSPEPPHGATADFDVVHLAGGQEVRRERWSAALRFEFLETIPPELVVHNPMGLLITYLQADRALVTGDER, encoded by the coding sequence ATGAAACGAGACAAGGACGCCGGGCGCGAGTACGCCGAGATCTGGGGCGAGACCGTCCGGGCGAACCGGAAGCTGCGGACGATCCTGATCTTCCTTTCGGCGAGCTGCGTGCTCGGCGTCTTCGTGCTGCTCCGCATCGCGGGCACCGAGCCGCCCAAGCCCATCGTCGTCCGGGTCGACGAGGTCGGCCGCGCCGAGGCGCTCGCCTACGAGGCCGCGACCGCGCAGGCCGATCCGCTCGATCCCACCACCAAGTATTTTCTCAACCGGTTCGTCTCGGACTTCCACTCGCGGCGCCGGGCGACCGTCCAGGAGCAATGGACCCGCAGCCTCCGGTTCCTGTCGACCGAACTCGCGAACGCGGCGTTCGCGCGCGACGGTGACGAGGTCGCGGGCGTGGCGGCCGGGACCGCGGAAACCGAACGCCAGGTCGAGCAGGTCGTGCTCCGCATCCACCCCTCGCCCGAGCCTCCGCACGGCGCGACCGCCGACTTCGACGTCGTCCACCTCGCCGGCGGCCAGGAGGTGCGGCGCGAGCGCTGGTCGGCCGCGCTCCGGTTCGAGTTTTTGGAGACCATCCCGCCCGAGCTCGTGGTCCACAATCCGATGGGCCTCCTCATCACCTACCTCCAGGCCGACCGGGCGCTGGTGACGGGGGACGAGCGATGA